The DNA region TCGTTCCGATGAATCCGCCGCCGATGACGCCGACGCGTACCTTTTCCGACTGTGGTGAATGTCCTGACATAAGTTACTCCGGTTTGAAGAAATCTGTACGACCCGTGGATAGGAAGGGTCACGACTTATCTTTCACGGCAGTCGAGGCGGAAGTTCTTCAGGCCAATCATGAGTCGCAGCAGGTCCGTCACTCCGGTAACAGGACGGCAACGCATGCGTTGTCATCTCACACTTACGGGAGACTTTTGCTGGAGGGTGTATTCCGTCACGTTACGGCAGAAATGAAGACGCTTGCACTCGAATCGTATCTCGCGGCGGAACTCGGAATCGACGTGGACGAAGTCGATGTACTCGCCGACGGGCTCAATTTGATTCTCGGGATTTCGACCGAGGACGATGAAAAGTACGTGGTACGCCGGGAAACCAAGTTGCGGGACGCTAGTTACATGACCGACGTGGAGACGGAGTACAAGGTGATGCGACGACTCGCCGATACGCCGATACCGATGCCGCGACCGCTCGCGTTTTGTGACGACAAATCGGTTCTCGGCGGTCCGTTCTTCGTCATGAGCGCCCTCGACGGCGAAACGGTCTCCTTAGGGTCCGACCTTCCCGAACGGTTTCGGAATCCACGGTCTCGGGAACGGATAGCCCACCAGTTGATTGACACACTCGCCGACGTTCACTCGCAGGCAGTCGAACCGTTCGCGGATGTTTGTGAGCGGCGGACCGCACGGGAACAAGTCGAGAATGCCGTCGAACGGCTCGACGCGGCGACGAGCGTGACGGAACACGACGTGCCAAAACTCCAGTCCGCTGGAGAATGGCTTCTGCGGAATGCTCCCTCGCATTCAAAAACGACCCTCATTCACGGAGATTTCAGGCCGGGAAACGTCCTTTTCTCGAACTCGAATCGTCCCGAAATCACCGGGGTTCTCGACTGGGAATCGGCGAAACTCGGCGACCCGCTGACCGAACTCGGCTATCTCCTGCTCCGCTGGCGTGACGAGGGGGACCCGACGCTATCCCTCGACGAACTCGAAGCGAAATATCCGAATCACGACTCGATACGGGAGTTGCGCGAGGACAACGAGAACGGACTGGCCCCGTTCACGGCAAAGCCCGGCAGTCCGACCAGGCGTGAGTTGGTTGCCCGCTACGAGGAACGAACGGGATTCTCATTCAAACACGAACGGTTCTATCGGGCGCACGCGGCATTTCTGCTGGCGGTGGTGTGGGAGGACCTTCACCGCCACGATGTCGAATCCGGGACGGAACCGGAAGAGGACCCCTATATCGAGTACATGGGGATAGTAGCGAACAGCATCATCGACGGTGAATTCGAACTGTAGCGAATCCGTCGGGCGCTCACACCGGCATCGGTCCGCTCGGGCCGGGACCCGACGGATACCAACCGTCAGCCATCTCGAAGACGGCGACGCCGTCGTTCTCGAACACGAGATGATACTGCGGCGACGACTGCATCGTGGACAGCATCATCGACGGTTGGGTGTGACGCATGCCGCGAATCGTGTACGCCCCCTTCGGCACGTAGACGTACTGTGGGTGAACGTCCATCCGCATCAGTTTGCTCGTCAGCGCCGCGGCGGTGTGGCTCCGGGATAACGTCCGGAAGTGATGTAACTGATAGCGATACTGCTGATGGCCCTTCCACTCGACGCCCCACGGCCCGACGGCGATGGTCCTGTGTGTCTGCTGTGGGAACCACTCCGCCGCGTCGCCGAGGACCACGAACTGCGCCGATGGGTCGGTGTTCGTGCTCGCCCACGACATCGCCTCCACGTCGTTGTTATCGACGAACCCCGGCAGCGACGGACTGCCAGCGTGAGCGTTCAGTCCGCCCGTCGCGTACAACATCCCGCCGCTGAGGCCGATGGTGGCGAGCAACACGACCGAGAAGGTGACGATTTCGTTCCGACCGACGGACGCCGATTTCCGGATCCATCGAAGGATGCCCTCGAAGATAAACCGGGCGCTGATGAGCGCCCCGATGAGGAAGACGAATCGAGCCTCGTCCATCGTCGCCATGATGACGACCAGCCACGCGGGGAGGAAGTACTCCTTCCGCCAGACCAGCCAGAGACACCCGACTACGGGGAGCAAGTGCCACGCCGAGAGGAACGGCGGTTCGTGTATCTGCTGCCTGAGGAGCGCGTACAACGCCGGAACCGCACCGCCGAGGCCGCCGTGGGTTCCGGCCGCGCCGCTGAAGACGGACGAACCGTGCATGGCGATGACCGACAACCACCACGGTGCCGTGAGGACGAGGCCGCCGAGACCGACGATCAAGCCGTAGCCCATCCCGCGAAGCGACCTGTCGAACCGCGCGTAGAGCAGGAGAAAACTGATGACGAAGAAGATGGTGTACATCGGGTGAGTGAGCACGGTGAGCGTGAACGCGATGAGTGCGGGCGCGAGCCATCGTTCATCCCCGTCACGGAAGAGGTGTAATCCGGCATATATTCCCACCAGCGAGAACAGCATCGCCGGGGCGCGAACGATACCACCGGACGAGATGTGCCACTGGAGCACCGGCGGACTGACGGCGACGATGAGCGTTGCGAGCGCCGCTTGCGGGCGCGAACCGAACAGGTCTCGCGCAAGGAAGTAGAGCGGGACGAGATACGCGACCGAAACCAATCCGGGGAGAAACCGGGCGATGGTGAACGCATCCAGATGCGTCACGTTCTGGAGCAGAGCCACCACGTAGAACATGAGCGGCGGGTACGCGAACGGGACGCCAGCAGGGGTGTAATTCGGAATCGTCTTCGGCAGAACGTAGCCGTTGGTCTGTATTTGTTCGGCGATGTGAAAGTACAGTCCGGCACCGAACGACCCGTACGGATGTGTCCCGATATAGAAATACAGCACACAGACACCGGCTAAAAGCGCGGGAATGAGCCATGGTAACTCGTAGCTCAACCCTCGTGATTCCTGCGTCGTTTTCGAATCCGTCTGATGACTAGCCATAGTGTGTAGTGGGGAGCGACCGCTCCGAAGCGGAGGAGCGGCCGGGTTCTCGTTCGGAGAAAACTATCGCAGGATTCACTCTTTGTTATCCAGTGGCTATCCGCGAGATAGCAAGCAATACCTACGATGAAGGGAAGGTAGGTACGGGTTCCGTACTGGGTAACGCGCTGTTGTGCAGCGACCGATTTTCCGAACGAACGGCGAAAAAACAGTTCGCTCCGTCGCGGTCGTTTTTGGAACCGCTGAAACAGTTCACGTGAACGGTTTGAGCGGCCAAGGTCGCCCAAACGTCCTCTCCCAGCGGTCCAACACCCGTCTCACTCGTAGCGGAGCGCGTCGATGGGGTCGAGTGGGACGCGTCCCATGCCGGATAGATTCCCGCGACGATGCCGACGAAGACGCCGACCACCACCGCGATGCCGAACCACTCCACCCGGAAGGTGAGCGGAAGCCCGATGAGTTGTGCGGCGACGTAGCCTCCCAGGTACCCGACGAGCGCACCCAACGCGGACCCGAACATGCCGAGGAGTATCGCCTCGAACAGGAACAACTGGAGGACGTCGGTGCTCTCCCCGCGCCGACGGCTTTCATGATCCCGATTTCACGGGTCGTTCGGTCACGCTCACCAGCATGATGTTGGCGATGCCGATGGCACGACGATGAGCGAGATGAGGGCGATGCCGGAGATGTACGCCGTGAACGTGTCGCTGACCCGTTTGACCTGATTGACGAGTTCCTCCTGTGTCGTCACCTTGAATTTGTAATTCTGCGATTTCAGTTTTCGTGCGTCCGAGTGCTCCCCGAGGTACGTGTAGACGCGGCCCTGCACCGCATCCACGCGGGCGGGGTTATTCGAGAGCACGAGGATGCGACCGTACACCCGCTGCGTGCTGTTCGTCGCTGGGCTGTTCACCGTTCGCTGATAGAAGGGATCGGTCGGCGCGAAAATCCGTGGTGTCGGGCCGCTGCTGATACCCAACGTGCTTTCGCCCGAGGCCTTCACGACTCCCGTCACCGTCGCGTTTATCTGTTGACCGGTAGCCGCACGGGTAACGGTGATCTTGTCCCCGACGGAGACGTTGCCGTCACCGAACATTCGCGTGGCCGGTTCGTTCAGGACGACTTCGCGTTTCCCGCTCCGGAACGACTTCCCGGCGACGAACTGCTGGTCCTTCACGCTGAAGTACGATGGTGACGTGACAACCACCCACTGACGGCCGACGCTCGTCCCGTTGAACGCTACCGTCGAAGCAGCCATACCACTCTCCGGAACGGCGGCTTGCACGCCGTCGAGCGACCGGATGCCATCGACATCGTGCTGAGTAAAGATCGTCTGTCCGCCGGTGCCTCCGAAGTTCGGGATGCCGTTCTGACTCGGCGACTGTGCCGAAACGTACATCGTCGCCGCGTTTCCGCCCGCGACGGTGTTGACGATATCCGCCTGTAAACTCGCGCCGAGCGTGACGAACGTGATGACCGCCGCCACGCCGATGATGACGCCGAGCGTCGTCAGCGTCGAGCGGAGTTTGTGCTCCCGAATGTTCCGCCAGCTGATTCGAATACTTTCGAGAACGTTCATCCGCCCGTGTCCGTTCTCGGTGTGTCAGTTCGCGTGTCTCTCATTTTCTCGTACACCCGAAACCGTCTACGGCGTCATCCGACAAAAGTCTATGACGATAAATCCCGTCTTAACGGCCTGAAACGCAAGATTATACCGTATTCGGGTTCGTGGCGTACCGAATTATTCGACCCGTTCACTCATCTTATTCTCCCTGTTCACCCATATCCGTTCATTCTGACCGTCAGCACGGGTATCTTCGAGAGGCGAACGACCTTCGCGGTGACGCTCCCGAGGAGATATCGGTCGAGTCCCTTGCGCCCGTGTGTTCCCATCACGATACAGTCGATATCGTGTTCGTCGACGTAGTCGAGGATGATCTTGTGCGGCGTTCCGTGCTCTATCGTCGTTTCCACGTCGATTCCCGCCTCGTTCGCCGCTGCTTCGACCTCCGCCACCGCTTCTGCACACTCCGTTTCGAGTTCGTCGTAAAGGATGTCGGCACGAACGTCCGTCGGGACGATGGTCTTATCGACGACCGACAGGACGTGAAGGCTCGCGCCACACATGTCAGCGAGTTCGAGTGCTTGCTCGATGGCCCGCTCGGTGGACGGCGTTCCATCCGTGGGCAGTAAAATCCGTTCGTACATCCGGATAACACACGCCACCGAGACTCAAAGCTGTACTGGTGGGACTTGTTATGGGGCGAACATTTATGATTCCCAGTAACTGATTATCGTGGGACGAGAATCAGCCGTGTTCTAAAACCGATACTACGCGAAGTTCGAAACAGGAGGTATCATGCTCGATCCGACGACTGCAAGCCGACTTCAATTCGCACTGACGACAATCGTACACATCATCTTCCCCGTGATGAGCATGGGGCTCGCTCCGTTCCTCGTCTACTTCACGTGGAAGGAGGTACGGACGGGAGAAGCGATCTACGAACAACTTCGACGGTTTTGGGTGCGAATATTCGCCGTCAGCTTCGTCGTCGGGACCGTCACCGGACTCGTTCTCGAGTTCGAGTTCGGGACCAACTTCGCGGCGTTCGCCGCCGCGTCCGGCGACCTGTTCGGCGGCCCGTTGGCCGTCGAAGGGATGATGGCCTTCTTCCTCGAAGCGACGTTCCTCGGAATTTTCGTCTTCGGCCGTGAACGCGTTTCGGACCGTTTGTATCTACTTTCCTCCATTCTGGTCGGACTCGGCACGTGGCTTTCGGCGGTGTGGATTCTGGTCGCCAACTCGTGGATGCAGACGCCACGCGGGTACTCGGTGGCGATGGAGAACGGACACCCGGTTATCACGCTCGTGGATCCGATCGCCGCCTACCTCAATCCGCGATTCCCATGGATGTTCGTTCACATGCAGAACGCGGCCGTCCTCTCGGTCGCGCTGTTCATGGCCGGTGTCGCGGCGTACTACATCCGGCGCGGACGGGCCGACGACGAGCGATTCTGGCGTGCGACGCTCAAGATAGCGCTCGTCGCCATGCTGATCACCGCACCGTTGCAGGTCATCCACGGCGACGCGTACGCCCGCCACGTCGCGATCACACAGCCACAGAAGTTCGCCGCGATGGAGGCGGTGTGGGAGACCGCGTCGTACGTTCCGGAGTACATCGTCGCCTTCCCGACGTCGCTCAGCGACATCCTCAACCCACGGGCGAAGGACATCTTCGGTATCGGTATCCCCGGCGGGGCGTCGTGGCTCGTGAGCGGCGGCAACTCACAGGCCCAAATCACGGGACTCAACCAGTTCCAAGGGTCGCCGCCGGTCGCCATCGTCTTCTGGTCGTTCCGCCTGATGGTCGGGTTGGGCTTCTGGTTCATCGCCCTCGCGCTGTGGGGCGGGTTCCGCTGGCGGGCGGGCGAACTGTTCGAAGATAACCGTTTCCTCCGTGCGCTCATCTGGTCGTCCCTGCTCGGATTCTTCGCGGTCGAGGTCGGGTGGATCGTCACCGAAGTCGGCCGTCAACCGTGGGTCGTGCAGGGGGTGATGAAGACGAGCGCTGGCGTCTCGTCCGGACTCACCGGCGGGGAAGCGACGCTGACGCTTCTCGGCTTCGTCGGCGCGTATTCGGCGCTGTTGGTCGTGTACGGGTACGTCGTCCGCCGTATCATCCGGGGCGGGGCACCCGAAGTGCAACGGACACGCCGCGAGATGCCCGGTCAGGAGGTGGCCGTGGATGATTGATCTCGCCAATCTCTGGTTCGCGCTCGTGTTCGTGCTCCTCGGAACGTTCCTGTTCCTCGATGGGTTCGACTTCGGCGTCGGCATGTTGTTCGCCACCCTCGACGACGAGGAGGAACGCGAGACGCTGCTGGCCGCCATCGGACCGGTTTGGGATGGTAACGAAGTGTGGCTCGTCGTGTTCGGCGGGGCGCTCTTCGCCGTCTTCCCGGCCGCGTACGCCGGACTGTTCAGCCGCTACTACCTCCTGATGTTCGCCATCCTCGCGGCGCTCATCCTCCGGGGAATCGCACCGGAGTTGTACGAACAACGCTCGGACGACCGCTGGCACCGATGGTGGGGACGGGCGTTCATCGTCGGAAGTACGACGGCACCGTTCTTCCTCGGCATGTTCGCGGCCAACTGGGTGCTCGGTGCATCGGGTATCGTCTCCATCGCCGCACTCGCCTTCGGACTCACGCTCGTCGCGATCACGCTCGTCGAGGGGTCCGCGTACCTCGGCCTGAAGACGCGGGGCGGGTTGCGCTCCGAGATGATGCGATACGGTCGGCGTCTCTCGTTCGTGTACCTCGCGCTCGTCGTCGTGGTCATCGGCTATCTGGCTGTGACCGCCCGGACCTGCGTGATGCGCTCGTATCGCCGGTCTCTATCGTCAGCGTCGTCGTCTCCGTCCTGCTGGTCGGCGGGTTCGTCGTCACCACGAGAGCGGAGCGGTTCCGCGCTGGATTCGTCGCCGCCGCCGGTCTCCCGTACGCGCTGGTCGCGTTCGTCGCCAACCTCCTGTATCCAGCCATCGACCCGGCCGCCGGGTTGACCGTGCAGGAAGGCGTCGTTTCGAGCCTGCCGCTCACGATGCTGACCGTCGCCGCCGCGTTCATCCTGCCGATAGTGGTGGTGTATTTCGCCGTCGTCTACTCCGTCTTCCGCGGCCCCGCCGAGCCCTCGGAGACGTACTGAGACGGAACCGGTTCGGTAGGGAGTACCGATTGCCGGTGCACCGATGGTCGGATTCGGAACGACGGTGCGCCGTCGTTCGTCGTATCGTGTTCTATAATCACACACGAAAAGCGAGTATAATTTGGTACCCTTTCAGGGGAACGTATTTGCGACTCAACGCGAGAGTGGCGAGTATGAACCTCGGATACGACGGAACGCGGGCGTACGTGATGGCGGCGAGCAGCGGACTGGGACGCGCGGTGGCCGAAGCGCTCGTCCGGGAGGGCGCGAACGTCGTCGTCTCGTCCCGGGACGAGGAACGACTCGAAACGGCCGCGGAGACGATTCGGGAGGCGACGGGTTGTGACGCTGACGCCATCGACTGGGTCGTCTGTGACCTCGCCGACGAGGACTCGGTTCGGAACGCGACCGAAACCGCCATCGAGCGCTTGGACGGGCTCGACGTGCTCGTGACGAACCACGGCGGCCATCGACGGCACCGTTTTCCGAAACGTCCCTGTCGGCGTTCGACGAGGCCTATCAGGGAATCCTCCGGAGTACGATACTCACCTGCGAGACGGCGCTTCCGGCGCTCCGCGACGGCGGCGGTGCGATCACCAACCTCGTCGCCGCCTCCGCGCTGGAACCGTCCGCGAGCGGCGTGCTCGGGAACGTCTTCCGACCGGGAATCTACGGACTCTCGAAGGTGCTCGCCGAGGAGTTCGGTGCCGACGGCGTGCGCGTGAACTGCGTCTCTCCCCGTGGCGTCATGTCCGACCGGATCCAGTACAAAATCTCGCAACTGGCCGAACGCGAGGGAATCAGCGAGGAGGCGGCGAAGGAGCGCCGGACGGACGAGTTGCCGCTGTCCGACCTCGGAACGCCGGAGTCGTTCGCCCGCGCCGTCGCGTACATCTCCTCGCCCGCCGCCGAGTACATCACC from Haladaptatus sp. R4 includes:
- a CDS encoding phosphotransferase family protein encodes the protein MKTLALESYLAAELGIDVDEVDVLADGLNLILGISTEDDEKYVVRRETKLRDASYMTDVETEYKVMRRLADTPIPMPRPLAFCDDKSVLGGPFFVMSALDGETVSLGSDLPERFRNPRSRERIAHQLIDTLADVHSQAVEPFADVCERRTAREQVENAVERLDAATSVTEHDVPKLQSAGEWLLRNAPSHSKTTLIHGDFRPGNVLFSNSNRPEITGVLDWESAKLGDPLTELGYLLLRWRDEGDPTLSLDELEAKYPNHDSIRELREDNENGLAPFTAKPGSPTRRELVARYEERTGFSFKHERFYRAHAAFLLAVVWEDLHRHDVESGTEPEEDPYIEYMGIVANSIIDGEFEL
- a CDS encoding ABC transporter permease is translated as MFLFEAILLGMFGSALGALVGYLGGYVAAQLIGLPLTFRVEWFGIAVVVGVFVGIVAGIYPAWDASHSTPSTRSATSETGVGPLGEDVWATLAAQTVHVNCFSGSKNDRDGANCFFAVRSENRSLHNSALPSTEPVPTFPSS
- a CDS encoding glycosyltransferase family 39 protein; amino-acid sequence: MLYFYIGTHPYGSFGAGLYFHIAEQIQTNGYVLPKTIPNYTPAGVPFAYPPLMFYVVALLQNVTHLDAFTIARFLPGLVSVAYLVPLYFLARDLFGSRPQAALATLIVAVSPPVLQWHISSGGIVRAPAMLFSLVGIYAGLHLFRDGDERWLAPALIAFTLTVLTHPMYTIFFVISFLLLYARFDRSLRGMGYGLIVGLGGLVLTAPWWLSVIAMHGSSVFSGAAGTHGGLGGAVPALYALLRQQIHEPPFLSAWHLLPVVGCLWLVWRKEYFLPAWLVVIMATMDEARFVFLIGALISARFIFEGILRWIRKSASVGRNEIVTFSVVLLATIGLSGGMLYATGGLNAHAGSPSLPGFVDNNDVEAMSWASTNTDPSAQFVVLGDAAEWFPQQTHRTIAVGPWGVEWKGHQQYRYQLHHFRTLSRSHTAAALTSKLMRMDVHPQYVYVPKGAYTIRGMRHTQPSMMLSTMQSSPQYHLVFENDGVAVFEMADGWYPSGPGPSGPMPV
- a CDS encoding ABC transporter permease; the protein is MNVLESIRISWRNIREHKLRSTLTTLGVIIGVAAVITFVTLGASLQADIVNTVAGGNAATMYVSAQSPSQNGIPNFGGTGGQTIFTQHDVDGIRSLDGVQAAVPESGMAASTVAFNGTSVGRQWVVVTSPSYFSVKDQQFVAGKSFRSGKREVVLNEPATRMFGDGNVSVGDKITVTRAATGQQINATVTGVVKASGESTLGISSGPTPRIFAPTDPFYQRTVNSPATNSTQRVYGRILVLSNNPARVDAVQGRVYTYLGEHSDARKLKSQNYKFKVTTQEELVNQVKRVSDTFTAYISGIALISLIVVPSASPTSCW
- a CDS encoding universal stress protein, producing the protein MYERILLPTDGTPSTERAIEQALELADMCGASLHVLSVVDKTIVPTDVRADILYDELETECAEAVAEVEAAANEAGIDVETTIEHGTPHKIILDYVDEHDIDCIVMGTHGRKGLDRYLLGSVTAKVVRLSKIPVLTVRMNGYG
- a CDS encoding cytochrome ubiquinol oxidase subunit I, with the protein product MLDPTTASRLQFALTTIVHIIFPVMSMGLAPFLVYFTWKEVRTGEAIYEQLRRFWVRIFAVSFVVGTVTGLVLEFEFGTNFAAFAAASGDLFGGPLAVEGMMAFFLEATFLGIFVFGRERVSDRLYLLSSILVGLGTWLSAVWILVANSWMQTPRGYSVAMENGHPVITLVDPIAAYLNPRFPWMFVHMQNAAVLSVALFMAGVAAYYIRRGRADDERFWRATLKIALVAMLITAPLQVIHGDAYARHVAITQPQKFAAMEAVWETASYVPEYIVAFPTSLSDILNPRAKDIFGIGIPGGASWLVSGGNSQAQITGLNQFQGSPPVAIVFWSFRLMVGLGFWFIALALWGGFRWRAGELFEDNRFLRALIWSSLLGFFAVEVGWIVTEVGRQPWVVQGVMKTSAGVSSGLTGGEATLTLLGFVGAYSALLVVYGYVVRRIIRGGAPEVQRTRREMPGQEVAVDD